In Candidatus Babeliales bacterium, the following are encoded in one genomic region:
- the murA gene encoding UDP-N-acetylglucosamine 1-carboxyvinyltransferase: MLNILRTKRVLFFYMVLFVGVEEAMSETHLVVKQSGPLHGTVSLSGAKNAVLVIMTSLILTDGKSRLTNVPASQDVFYMIALLKELGASVLFDADLQILDVDTSTLKNFKVSHEIMQKMRASILVMGPLLARFGRAEVALPGGDAIGARPIDYHVKNFVKMGVDVQIDGDFLCAKADQLVAAKLVLEYPSVGATENSLMAAVLTPGVTRIINAALEPEVLDLIAILRKMGAQISILPPATLEIIGVASLSPVEHAIMYDRIEAGTLLLAAAITGGSVTISNARVDHLDIFLDKLQEMGHHIIIGLEGIGITLHATAHPRAVSFKTGPFPGFPTDLQAPMMAVQCVAQGTAVIEETVYENRLIHVRELQKMGAQIKIEHNDKAIIVGVEQLYGAYVIASDVRAASSLVLAGLVAQGVTCMAGIHHLKRGHDKLDKKLESVGAQLEFCTVKPGEAFDYDALLQYKNSVATPNQI; the protein is encoded by the coding sequence GTGTTGAATATTTTGCGTACTAAACGTGTATTATTTTTTTACATGGTATTATTTGTAGGAGTTGAAGAAGCTATGTCTGAAACGCATTTAGTTGTTAAACAATCTGGACCTCTGCATGGTACGGTTTCATTATCAGGAGCCAAAAATGCAGTGTTAGTTATTATGACATCATTAATTTTAACGGACGGTAAATCACGACTTACTAATGTGCCAGCATCACAAGATGTGTTTTATATGATCGCATTGTTAAAAGAGTTGGGTGCATCTGTTTTGTTTGATGCTGATTTACAGATACTCGATGTGGATACATCAACATTAAAAAATTTCAAAGTAAGTCATGAAATTATGCAGAAGATGCGTGCATCAATTTTGGTGATGGGGCCATTGCTCGCACGATTTGGTAGAGCTGAAGTTGCATTGCCCGGAGGTGATGCCATTGGTGCGCGTCCTATTGATTATCACGTGAAAAACTTTGTTAAAATGGGAGTTGATGTACAGATAGATGGTGATTTTTTATGTGCAAAAGCTGATCAATTGGTTGCTGCTAAATTAGTTCTAGAATATCCGAGTGTTGGTGCAACTGAAAACAGTTTGATGGCCGCTGTGTTGACGCCGGGTGTTACGCGTATTATTAATGCTGCACTTGAACCGGAAGTATTAGACTTGATTGCAATTTTAAGAAAAATGGGGGCGCAGATTTCTATTTTGCCGCCAGCGACTCTTGAAATCATTGGCGTTGCGTCATTAAGTCCAGTAGAGCATGCAATCATGTATGATCGTATTGAAGCGGGAACATTATTGTTAGCAGCGGCAATTACTGGTGGGTCAGTTACAATTTCTAATGCACGCGTGGATCATTTGGATATCTTCTTGGATAAGTTACAAGAAATGGGGCATCACATTATTATTGGCCTAGAAGGTATAGGTATTACGCTGCATGCAACAGCTCATCCACGAGCAGTTTCATTTAAAACAGGGCCATTTCCGGGGTTTCCGACAGATTTACAAGCACCAATGATGGCGGTGCAATGCGTGGCCCAGGGAACTGCAGTGATAGAGGAAACGGTCTATGAAAATAGATTGATCCACGTTCGAGAGCTGCAAAAGATGGGAGCTCAGATTAAAATTGAGCACAATGATAAAGCGATTATTGTGGGTGTAGAGCAATTGTATGGTGCATATGTGATAGCAAGTGATGTGCGGGCGGCAAGTAGTTTGGTGCTTGCAGGACTTGTGGCACAAGGTGTTACTTGTATGGCGGGGATACATCATTTAAAACGCGGTCATGATAAATTAGACAAAAAGTTGGAATCAGTTGGTGCGCAACTAGAATTTTGCACGGTCAAACCGGGTGAAGCATTTGATTATGATGCGTTGTTGCAATATAAAAATAGCGTTGCTACACCCAATCAGATTTGA